Genomic window (Bacillus sp. BGMRC 2118):
ATGGATCAGGAACAATTTATGTCGTTATTTGAATCCTCTATTGGGTTAAACGATGTGTTCAATGCTATTGAAAATATGGGTGTTGGATTAACAATCGTGGATGCCAGACTAGAAGATCTGCCATTAGTGTATATCAATCAAGGCTTTACACAGATGACGGGATATGAAAAAGAAGATGTATTGTTAAAGAACTGTCGTTTTCTTCAAGGTGAAGATACAGATCGAAAGCAGGTAGAGAAGATTAAATCAGCAATTGAAGAATGTAGACCAGAAACAGTCACACTCAAAAACTACCGTAAAGACGGTACGTATTTTTGGAATCAATTTATCATCAGTCCGATTATGGATAAAAAAGGACGGCCCCTTTACTTTATTGGACTGCAGTTTGATGTGACCCAACAGGTTGAAAATGAGAAAGGGGCAAAGCAGCTAATTAGCGATCTTTCCATGTATGACCAGTTAACAGGTTTTTTAAATATTGATCATTTCAAAGAGCTCTTGCAGCAACACATTGACGATTCCTCACAACCGTTCGCGATTTATCGCGTGAATTTAAACCGTTTTCGTAATATTAATACGAGCTATGGTGAAACGAAGAGTGACGAGGTGTTAGTAGAGGTCGCAACTCGACTTAGGAGTATCTATCCACATGCACTGATAACACGAAGCTTTGCTGACGATTTTATTATCTTTCACGATTTGCAGTCTAGCGAAAACATCCAGCATTCGCTATATGCAATGGAAAAGGCATTAGTAAAGCCTTATAGCATTGCTAGTGAAAAAGTGAAAATTGATTTTAGTATCGGCATTAGCCAGTCACCTGAAAACGGACATGAAGTGGAACCATTATTGGGATACGCTTCCTTAGCGATGCGTGAAGCAAAGCTGACATCCTCCACTCACCATTGTTTCTTTAATGAGTCTCTTTCGAAACGTTTAGAAGCACGAATGACT
Coding sequences:
- a CDS encoding EAL domain-containing protein, with amino-acid sequence MDQEQFMSLFESSIGLNDVFNAIENMGVGLTIVDARLEDLPLVYINQGFTQMTGYEKEDVLLKNCRFLQGEDTDRKQVEKIKSAIEECRPETVTLKNYRKDGTYFWNQFIISPIMDKKGRPLYFIGLQFDVTQQVENEKGAKQLISDLSMYDQLTGFLNIDHFKELLQQHIDDSSQPFAIYRVNLNRFRNINTSYGETKSDEVLVEVATRLRSIYPHALITRSFADDFIIFHDLQSSENIQHSLYAMEKALVKPYSIASEKVKIDFSIGISQSPENGHEVEPLLGYASLAMREAKLTSSTHHCFFNESLSKRLEARMTIEKNFEKALENKEFVLHYQPKVSANTSELIGMEALVRWEDPEKGLISPAEFIPIAEDTGFIVPLGDWILEEACRMNKEWQNQGFRTIPVSVNVSALQFMQPQFTDKVLAVLQETGLAPEFLEVEITESLLINPTLIIERLQELKRIGVRISIDDFGTGYSSIHYLKDLPIDTLKIDRAFVKETPHSVRDNSLLLSIIQLGKSLGLNVLAEGAEDEKQVDFLREGHCDSIQGYYFSRPLQSEQMEEMLRK